The sequence CTCGCCCTCCTCGGCGATCACCTTCCGCGCGGCCGCCTGCTCCGCCTCCAGACGCTTCACCTCCGCGTCCAGAGCCGCCAGCCGCTCCCGATGAGGCGCCAGAATCCGCTCCACCTCCTCCGGCGGCACCAGCGGCACGAGATCCCGCGGCACCTTGTTGAGCTCCACGCCCGGGAAGGGATACCGGGTGCTCTCGAAAATCCCGTAGAGCGCGTAGTAGTCCTCGTTGGAGATCGCGTCGAACTTGTGGTCGTGGCAGCGGGCGCAGTGAATGGTCAGCCCCAGGAACGTGCGCCCCAGGTTGTCGATCGTGTCCTCGATGATGAGATGCTGGATGCCGTTTTCGCTCGAGGCGAAGCGCCGCGAGTTGGCGATGTATCCCGTGGCGATCACCTTCTCGTTGCGCTCCTCCCAGGTCTTCCAGGGAAGAAGATCCCCCGCCAGCTGCTCCCGGATGAAGTCTCCGTAGGGCTTGTCCTGATTGAACGCCCGGATCACCCAGTCGCGGTACCGGTACATCTGGGGGATCGGATAGTCCGAATTGCAGCCCGCCGTGTCGGCGTAGCGCACGACGTCCAGCCAGTGGCGGCCCCAGCGCTCCCCGTAGTGGGGACTGGCCAGAAGCCGCTCGACCACTTTCGCAAACGCATCCGGCGAATCGTCCGCCAGGAACGCCTCCATCTCCTCCGGCGTGGGCGGAAGCCCCGTCAGGTCGAACGTCACGCGCCGAAGGAGCGTGCGCTTGTCGGCGTCGGGGGCGGGGCGGAGCCCTTTCTCCTCGAGCTTGGCGAGAATGAAGCGGTCGATCGGGCTTTCGGGCCACGCGCGATCCTTGACGGCCGGAAGAGGAGGGTCCTGGACGGGCCGGTAGCTCCAGAACTTGCGCGCCTCGGCGAAATCGATCCTGGGCTTGGCCGGGGGCGTCACGTCCGAGCCGCGGGGGTCGGGAGCCCCCATCTTGACCCACACTTCGAAGTCCCGGACCTGTTCGGGCGTCAGGCGATCCGCCTCCTTGGGCGGCATTTCGAGATCCTCGTCCGTGTGACGGATCGCCTTGATGAGCAGGCTGTTCTCCGGATCCCCCGGAACGACCGCCGGACCCGAATGGCCGCCGCGCCGGAGTCCTTCGCGGGTGTCCAGCGCCAGATCCGCCTTGACCTTGCCGGCCTGGGCGCTGTGGCACTTGTAGCACTTGTCCGCCAGCACCGGCCGGATCCGGCGCTCGAAAAACTCCGCCCCGTCGGGGGAGACGGACTCCTGGGCGGCCGGCGCCGGAGACCCCGCACCGCCGGCCAGCGCCGCGGACGCGAGCGCCGCCTGAACGAACCACGCCTTCATGGACGGCTCCGACTCTACCGCGTCCCGCTCCATAAGCTTTACTCGCGCACGGCCCGTCGAGTTTCGGCGACTCCGATTTCCGGGGGATGTTCCCGTCCGCCTTTTGGTATCATCCTCCCGTCCGTTTGAGCAGGGAGGAAACCATGCGCCACGCCGCCCTCTGGTCCGCCGCGCTCCTTCTGGCTTCGTGCGCCCAGGAACCCGCCCCGGCGCGTACGCGGGGCTCGATTGAGCGGCTCGACCCGCGTCTGGACGCGCTCATCCCGCCGGACGCGAAAATGGAAGTCCTGGGCGAAGGATTCGACTGGTCCGAAGGGCCCGTGTGGGTCCGCTCGGGCGGCTATCTCCTCTTCTCCGACATCCCGCCCAACCGCGTCATGAAGTGGAAGCCGGGCGAGGGCGTGAGCCTCTATCTTCATCCCTCCGGATACACCGGTTCCCGGCCGCGCACGGGGGAGCCCGGCTCCAACGGACTTCTGCTCGACCCCCAGGGCCGCCTGGTCCTCTGCCAGCACGGCGACCGCCGGATCGCCCGCATGGACGCCCCCCTGGACCGCCCCGCTCCGAAGTTCGTGACGCTGGCGGACCGTTATCAGGGCAAACGGTTCAACAGCCCCAACGACGCCGTTTACCATTCGAACGGCGCCCTCTACTTCACCGACCCGCCCTACGGGCTCGAAAAACTCATGGAAGATCCCGCCAAGGAACTCGACTTCCAGGGCGTCTATCGCCTCGCCCCGAACGGCGAGGTGACTCTCCTCACCCGTGAACTCTCCCGCCCCAACGGCATCGCTTTCTCGCCCGACGAGAAGACGCTCTACGTGGCCAACTCCGATCCCGCGCGGGCGATCTGGATGGCCTTCGACGTCAAAGCGGACGGGACGGTCGGCGCCGGACGGGTCTTCTTCGACGCCACGAAATGGGTATCCTCCCGGAAGGGACTTCCCGACGGACTGAAAGTGGACGCCCGAGGGAATCTCTTCGCCACGGGCCCCGGAGGAGTCCTCGTCTTCGCCCCGGACGGCACCCACCTGGGCACGCTCCGCACGGGCGAGGCCACGGCCAACTGCGCCTGGGGGGACGACGGCTCGACCCTCTACATCACGGCGGACATGTACCTCCTGCGGATCCGGACGTCCACGCGGGGAAAGGGTTTCTGACGGAATCCCGCACCGAACCGGCGCTCGAGAGGGAATCTTTCTATAGGGAGTTCTCCGTCCCGACGCCGCCGGGCGTAGTATCTGTGGAGCGGCGATCCGGTCCCCGAGGAATCCGTTCATGCGACGGTTCGCCTGGATCCTCCTTCCCGTCCTCGCCGGGGCGCCCACGCCGGGCGCGGCTCAGCCGCAGCAGGCCGCCCCGTCCCCTTCGATCCCGGAACGCATCCGGTTCAACCGCGACATCCGCCCGATTCTCGCCGAGTATTGCATCAAGTGTCACGGGCCGGATCCCAAGAGCCGCCAGGCCAACCTCCGGCTCGACACGAAGGAAGGGGCGATGGCGGAGCTTGAGCCCGGACGGTTCGCCATCGTCCCCGGCCGCCCGGAGCAAAGCGAACTCTGGAAGCGCATCGTCTCGCGGGACAACGACGAGCGCATGCCTCCGCCGAAGGCGGAAAAGAAGCCGGGCGCCCGGGAAATCCAGCTCATCCGCCGCTGGATCGAGCAGGGCGCCCCTTGGGAGGGCCACTGGTCCCTCCTCCCGCTGGAGGAGCCGCCCGTCCCGGCCGTCCCCGACCGCTCCTGGGCCCGCACGTTCGTGGACGAGTTCATCCTGGCCCGACTGCGCGAAGAGGGCCTCAGCCCCTCGCCGGAAGCCGACCGCGCGACGCTGGCGCGCCGCGTGACGCTCGACCTGACGGGACTCCCGCCGACCCCCGAAGAGGTG is a genomic window of Planctomycetota bacterium containing:
- a CDS encoding DUF1549 domain-containing protein gives rise to the protein MKAWFVQAALASAALAGGAGSPAPAAQESVSPDGAEFFERRIRPVLADKCYKCHSAQAGKVKADLALDTREGLRRGGHSGPAVVPGDPENSLLIKAIRHTDEDLEMPPKEADRLTPEQVRDFEVWVKMGAPDPRGSDVTPPAKPRIDFAEARKFWSYRPVQDPPLPAVKDRAWPESPIDRFILAKLEEKGLRPAPDADKRTLLRRVTFDLTGLPPTPEEMEAFLADDSPDAFAKVVERLLASPHYGERWGRHWLDVVRYADTAGCNSDYPIPQMYRYRDWVIRAFNQDKPYGDFIREQLAGDLLPWKTWEERNEKVIATGYIANSRRFASSENGIQHLIIEDTIDNLGRTFLGLTIHCARCHDHKFDAISNEDYYALYGIFESTRYPFPGVELNKVPRDLVPLVPPEEVERILAPHRERLAALDAEVKRLEAEQAAARKVIAEEGE
- a CDS encoding SMP-30/gluconolactonase/LRE family protein — protein: MRHAALWSAALLLASCAQEPAPARTRGSIERLDPRLDALIPPDAKMEVLGEGFDWSEGPVWVRSGGYLLFSDIPPNRVMKWKPGEGVSLYLHPSGYTGSRPRTGEPGSNGLLLDPQGRLVLCQHGDRRIARMDAPLDRPAPKFVTLADRYQGKRFNSPNDAVYHSNGALYFTDPPYGLEKLMEDPAKELDFQGVYRLAPNGEVTLLTRELSRPNGIAFSPDEKTLYVANSDPARAIWMAFDVKADGTVGAGRVFFDATKWVSSRKGLPDGLKVDARGNLFATGPGGVLVFAPDGTHLGTLRTGEATANCAWGDDGSTLYITADMYLLRIRTSTRGKGF